AGCCGCATAACTATCATCTATAGACCTTGGCCAGCTATTTGCAATTTGCTGACGTGGGTCATTATCGGTGTAAGTTAAGGTAAATTCCGGAATATGTTTCCTGATTTCAGCTGCAAGGATCTCAGGTGTAAAGCTTACACCTGTAAAATTATAACTGGACCGGATAGAAATCTTACTGGCCTCTGCGTCCATTAATTCAATAGTTCCCCTTATTGCATCGTCCATATACATCATCGGTAATTCTGTTGCTGCATTTAAAAAAGAAGCATAACTCCCTTTCATCAACGCATCATGGAATATGTGGATAGCATAATCGGTTGTACCACCACCTGGAGCAGCTTTCCAGCTAATCAGTCCCGGATAACGGATGCTGCGTACATCCAGGCCATACTTATTAAAGTAGTATTCGCACCAGCGCTCGCCGGCAAGCTTACTTACTCCATAAACTGTATTTGGATCCATCACACAAAACTGTGGCGTAAGATCTTTAGGCGAATTTGGTCCAAATACTGCAATAGAACTAGGCCAATAAACCTTTGCCGTTTTATAGGTAATGGCCAGGTCTAAAATATTTAATAAACCATTCATATTTAAGTCCCAGGCCAGCTTTGGATTTTGCTCGCCCGTGGCCGATAACAACGCCGCTAACAGGTATACCTGTGTAGGCTTATATTTTTGAAAGATGTTGTTTAAAGTATCCTTTTCAAGCACGTTTACAAACTCAAAAGGTCCTGAATTTTTGATGTCATAATCAGGTCTGCGGATATCACAGGCTACTACATTATCTTCACTATAGGTTTTACGTAGGGCAGTAACTAGTTCTGTGCCGATCTGGCCATTAGAACCTAATACTAATATTTTCTCACTCATAAATAATTTATGGATTTTGACAAAGGTAAATAAATGAACAAACCTATTCAAAAATGTTCGTAGCAACCAAAATTTATAGCCGATTATTTACATGGTGCTGTGGATTTATTTTTTGATTTACAACAATTAATGTAATTGTTAAAAAATTGATTTAGTAACAAAAACATTATATATTTACTTTATGGTGTATTTATAACACTAACTATTTTATTTTGCTTATTATTACAAAACAAAACGCAATTTAAACACACAATATCAACCAAATATGAACAGAAGAGAAGCGGTGAGAAACGTTGCCTTTTTAATGGGGGGCGCGTTATCAGCAACTACAATTGGCGTATTTCTGGAAGGTTGCAATTCAACATCCACTAAGGCAAATAGCAGCTTATTTACTGCAGATCAGCAAAAGCTGGTTACGGAGGTCGCAGACATTATTATTCCTACAACCAGTTCTCCGGGCGCAAAAGCAGCGGGTGTTGGACCATTCATTACGATGATGATCAAGGATTGTTATCCGGACGATGCACAAAAGGCTTTTACAAAAGGCCTTGAAGATCTGGAAAAGCAAGCTAAGGATGAATATAAAAAATCCTTCATGGAATTAACGGTACCTCAACGCCAGGAATTATTGGGTAAACTGAGGGATGTAACTGTTGCCGCCACAAAAGCAGAAAAGGAAAAAATAGACCAACAGAAGGCACCAGAAACAACATCTATCCTTCCAAAAGATAAGCCTAAAATGGAGCCACGTTTCTTTTCTATCATCAGAGATCTTACCCTATTGGGTTATTTCACTTCAGAAGTTGGAGCCACTCAGGCTTATGCATTTGTTGAAATTCCGGGCCGATATGATGGTAATGTACCATTAAAACCCGGTCAGAAAGTTTGGTCGTAAACCTTTTTATATAAAAATAAATAATGAGCAATTTAAATGTTAAAGCAACAGCGCAGAACACTTATGATGCAATTG
This is a stretch of genomic DNA from Candidatus Pedobacter colombiensis. It encodes these proteins:
- a CDS encoding NAD-dependent epimerase/dehydratase family protein; its protein translation is MSEKILVLGSNGQIGTELVTALRKTYSEDNVVACDIRRPDYDIKNSGPFEFVNVLEKDTLNNIFQKYKPTQVYLLAALLSATGEQNPKLAWDLNMNGLLNILDLAITYKTAKVYWPSSIAVFGPNSPKDLTPQFCVMDPNTVYGVSKLAGERWCEYYFNKYGLDVRSIRYPGLISWKAAPGGGTTDYAIHIFHDALMKGSYASFLNAATELPMMYMDDAIRGTIELMDAEASKISIRSSYNFTGVSFTPEILAAEIRKHIPEFTLTYTDNDPRQQIANSWPRSIDDSYAAKDWGWKPEFDLAKLTTDMLKNLKK
- a CDS encoding gluconate 2-dehydrogenase subunit 3 family protein; the encoded protein is MNRREAVRNVAFLMGGALSATTIGVFLEGCNSTSTKANSSLFTADQQKLVTEVADIIIPTTSSPGAKAAGVGPFITMMIKDCYPDDAQKAFTKGLEDLEKQAKDEYKKSFMELTVPQRQELLGKLRDVTVAATKAEKEKIDQQKAPETTSILPKDKPKMEPRFFSIIRDLTLLGYFTSEVGATQAYAFVEIPGRYDGNVPLKPGQKVWS